A part of Cervus elaphus chromosome 11, mCerEla1.1, whole genome shotgun sequence genomic DNA contains:
- the LOC122702609 gene encoding ferritin light chain-like — MSSQIRQNYSTEVEAAVNRLVNMQLRASYTYLSLGFYFDRDDVALEGVGHFFHELAKEKREGAERLLKLQNQRGGRALFLDVQKPSQDEWGKTQDAMEAALLVEKNLNQALLDLHGLASARGDPHICDFLENHFLDEEVKLIKKMGDHLTNLRRLAGPQAGLGEYLFERLTLKHD, encoded by the coding sequence ATGAGCTCCCAGATTCGTCAGAATTATTCTACCGAGGTGGAGGCCGCCGTCAACCGCCTGGTTAACATGCAACTGCGGGCCTCCTACACCTACCTCTCTCTGGGCTTCTATTTCGACCGCGACGATGTGGCTCTGGAGGGTGTGGGTCACTTTTTTCACGAATTGGCCAAGGAGAAGCGCGAGGGCGCGGAGCGTCTCTTGAAACTGCAAAACCAGCGTGGTGGCCGCGCCCTCTTCCTGGACGTGCAGAAGCCATCTCAAGATGAGTGGGGTAAAACCCAGGACGCTATGGAAGCCGCCCTTCTCGTAGAGAAGAACCTGAATCAAGCCCTGTTGGATCTGCATGGCCTGGCTTCTGCCCGCGGAGACCCCCACATCTGTGATTTCCTGGAGAACCACTTCCTAGATGAGGAAGTGAAACTCATCAAGAAGATGGGTGACCACCTGACCAACCTCCGCAGGCTGGCTGGTCCCCAGGCTGGGTTGGGCGAGTATCTCTTCGAGAGGCTCACCCTTAAGCACGACTAG